A genomic stretch from Mastacembelus armatus chromosome 7, fMasArm1.2, whole genome shotgun sequence includes:
- the cbln4 gene encoding cerebellin-4, whose translation MVQETVCFRIGAATAVTQKAMVNSFILMLSWTVISEVVRAQNDTEPIVLEGKCLVVCDSNPTTDWKASSSPLGISVRAANSKVAFSAVRSNNHEPSEMSNKTRIIYFDQILVNIGNYFTFESVFLSPRKGIYSFNFHVIKVYQSQTIQVNLMLNGKPVISAFAGDKDVTREAATNGILLYLEKEDKVYLKLEKGNLVGGWQYSTFSGFLVFPL comes from the exons ATGGTGCAGGAGACGGTCTGTTTTCGAATCGGCGCTGCCACAGCTGTCACACAGAAAGCCATGGTGAACTCCTTCATACTGATGCTCAGCTGGACTGTGATATCTGAGGTGGTGAGGGCTCAGAACGACACGGAGCCGATCGTCCTGGAGGGCAAATGCCTCGTAGTCTGCGACTCTAACCCGACCACGGACTGGAAGGCTTCGTCCTCTCCGCTCGGCATCTCAGTGCGCGCCGCCAACTCCAAGGTGGCTTTCTCTGCAGTCCGGAGCAATAACCATGAACCATCGGAGATGAGCAACAAAACAAGAATAATCTACTTCGACCAG ATTCTTGTGAATATAGGAAACTACTTTACATTTGAGTCAGTATTTCTGTCCCCGAGAAAAGGAATCTACAGTTTTAACTTCCATGTCATTAAAGTGTACCAGAGTCAAACCATACAG GTGAACTTGATGTTGAATGGGAAACCAGTCATATCTGCCTTTGCGGGTGATAAAGATGTGACTCGCGAGGCAGCCACCAACGGAATTCTTCTTTACCTAGAAAAGGAGGACAAAGTGTACCTAAAGCTAGAGAAAGGAAACCTAGTTGGTGGATGGCAATATTCAACATTTTCTGGCTTTCTTGTGTTCCCTCTGTAA